One segment of Belonocnema kinseyi isolate 2016_QV_RU_SX_M_011 chromosome 7, B_treatae_v1, whole genome shotgun sequence DNA contains the following:
- the LOC117176230 gene encoding uncharacterized protein LOC117176230 translates to MQVESNKRLKDVATTIRSCLITRQEEVTIPMLERDYEDMEGERIPFREFNCPSVLNFLRQLGDTVWTETKNGKTIIHPVESQKTRHVSSLVQNQRKPRARDRVRKSRRPYRGFQGGKTRVSMDSRLLMNLVNQVNKDRSGISIRAAIDYVNRFSHPVQITRKELECQLKEVSHEVLIWGDHLYPTNRVAPSSQRNSSNNSSRLTQSSPLSRNDRSRSLNHRSENRPERRSYVEPVQKLKEEKKHQVSPVKKTSEGNRKVGLRDEVMFHPAGFTAFENDNNALTVEKRVSFATNTGQGLQNGYRDQQNYRDQENSSRGNTHDYPSQRSSTQPQNSEASAQYSSNSCKNGQDSSPRNEEDSSRLRSSSPSFRNNRSRSLNYRSENRPERRSYDESVQKLNEEKKRQAPARKKSEEDSKADVRDEVMFRPAGFTAFGEDKSASTIEKRVSRPRSNGQGLQNGYRDQQRRDSSPNKKSLGHNVQSSPINQEDSSSFNSSEYNSSKYNESSHRDEERNANFDKESENKDYDDENSFEDDLEEDLSRRIKISTRIRLTRLIQQYPEGIWCAELPKTYLHEYNIPLIYAELGFATVRDFASHLPNIFHCIKPFDAGDYKLFSADRPPPDLCNEERREIENIDELKKIYRVAALPEESDPKLLLPQGAMEIKESIRPISVAELGGEEGIEEIEVLNVFSPSFFWVQLRRNFSKFKKLTEDLNIFYEKNQMKYQIPNFFLERGLNVACVHSKKWQRGIIKSVSPERRVTVQFYDNGLEKSYAPDEIFFLHRMFSYLPAQAIPCGLFNVKPFQTAKWSKNVIWEFTTKTSIPLIATIGSLDLEENSMLVSLTDTRGDDDFHISDWMYEQKFGEEGQLVCRKRNFAFWYYKESLERKGYDSSAIHQIRPIYFKSKGGAENLETEEVEYKPVEIKSVETKTVEIKATDSESAESQSEESRPASLRLKRIQASLAKYLAKQEAEKFESDKPQTEISRSEYKEPSRNFEVAPSIESESNIQILKDFLIKESSSSKDRSPPFFNRSRKLALFEKYNSSNQNDDSLKKLDTSLTTNSSSRESISIRSPLILQEIRPSGERREDSFFGSIKSECGGNGRMEPINWTEVRSALEPKNDQFFEKSKVNLKPKPILSMIPKTKVPLVSACLLNFVENDLNSALYDENVGWVPADNFSSSVSNNSPLLKLKQKIHNNSYKQSDISISPKVIGIINGKSQDSEDDEIEEPIENEVKVQKQKVVCEEKKVSKIEVEESAQKVQLPPRIMRLLEMQNKVLKSSI, encoded by the coding sequence ATGCAAGTGGAAAGTAACAAAAGACTTAAGGACGTGGCAACGACAATCAGATCATGTCTGATAACACGACAGGAAGAGGTAACTATCCCTATGCTGGAACGTGACTATGAAGACATGGAAGGTGAAAGAATTCCTTTCAGAGAGTTCAATTGTCCATCCGTATTGAACTTTTTGCGCCAGCTGGGAGACACCGTATGGACTGAGACGAAAAACGGAAAAACGATCATCCACCCGGTCGAATCACAAAAAACTCGTCATGTGAGTTCGCTCGTCCAGAATCAGAGGAAGCCCCGTGCCAGAGATCGAGTGCGAAAATCGCGGAGACCTTACCGCGGATTCCAGGGTGGCAAAACTAGGGTCTCTATGGATTCCAGACTTCTGATGAACCTCGTCAATCAAGTCAATAAAGATCGGAGTGGTATAAGCATCAGAGCAGCTATTGACTACGTGAATAGATTTTCTCATCCGGTGCAAATAACTCGGAAGGAACTAGAATGTCAACTAAAAGAAGTATCTCACGAAGTTCTTATCTGGGGTGATCATTTGTATCCAACGAATCGAGTCGCACCCTCATCTCAGAGGAATTCTAGTAACAATTCTTCGCGATTAACACAATCAAGTCCATTATCGAGAAATGATCGGTCGCGGAGTTTGAATCATCGATCAGAAAATAGGCCAGAACGTAGATCCTATGTTGAGCCGGTGCAAAAATTGAAAGAGGAAAAGAAGCACCAAGTGTCCCCAGTTAAGAAAACCTCTGAAGGGAATCGTAAAGTTGGTTTGAGGGATGAAGTTATGTTTCATCCTGCTGGATTTACAGCTTTCGAAAATGATAATAATGCACTAACAGTTGAGAAAAGAGTTTCTTTTGCCACAAATACTGGACAGGGTTTACAGAATGGCTACAGAGATCAACAGAATTACAGGGACCAAGAAAATTCGAGTCGAGGGAACACTCATGATTACCCAAGTCAGAGGTCTTCTACGCAACCTCAAAATTCTGAAGCTTCTGCTCAATATTCTAGCAACTCGTGCAAAAATGGACAAGATTCTTCGCCTAGAAATGAGGAAGATTCTTCACGATTAAGATCATCAAGTCCATCATTCAGGAATAATCGATCACGGAGTTTGAACTATCGATCAGAAAATAGGCCAGAGCGTAGATCCTATGATGAGTCCGTGCAAAAGTTGAATGAAGAAAAGAAACGTCAGGCACCAGCTAGAAAAAAATCTGAAGAGGATAGTAAAGCTGATGTGAGAGATGAAGTTATGTTTCGTCCTGCTGGATTTACAGCTTTCGGAGAAGATAAGAGTGCatcaacaattgaaaaaagagTTTCTCGTCCTAGAAGTAATGGCCAGGGTTTACAGAATGGTTACAGAGATCAGCAAAGACGAGATTCTTCTCCAAACAAGAAAAGTCTTGGCCACAATGTTCAGAGTTCACCTATAAATCAAGAAGATTCTTCAAGTTTTAATTCCTCGGAATATAATTCTTCGAAATATAATGAAAGTTCACACAGGGACGAAGAACGGAACGCAAACTTTGACAAAGAATCTGAAAACAAGGATTATGACGACGAAAATTCCTTTGAAGATGACCTCGAGGAAGATTTGAGTCGTAGGATCAAGATAAGCACCAGGATTCGACTAACTAGACTCATTCAGCAATATCCGGAAGGAATCTGGTGTGCTGAGCTACCAAAAACGTACCTCCACGAGTACAACATTCCCCTGATTTATGCAGAATTAGGATTCGCGACTGTCCGGGACTTTGCTTCTCATCTTCCAAACATTTTCCACTGCATTAAACCCTTTGATGCGGGAGACTACAAGTTATTCAGTGCTGATAGACCTCCACCGGATCTTTGCAATGAGGAACGGCGCGAGATTGAGAACATTGATGAGTTAAAGAAAATTTACAGAGTAGCAGCTCTGCCAGAAGAATCAGATCCTAAACTGTTGTTGCCGCAAGGAGCGATGGAAATTAAAGAATCCATCAGGCCCATCAGTGTTGCTGAACTCGGCGGTGAAGAAGGCATTGAGGAGATTGAAGTTTTGAACGTGTTCTCACCGTCTTTCTTCTGGGTACAGCTGCGgaggaatttttcgaaattcaaaaaactgacggaagatttaaacattttttatgagaagAACCAGATGAAGTATCAGATTCCGAATTTTTTCTTGGAAAGGGGATTAAACGTCGCTTGTGTCCATTCGAAGAAATGGCAGAGGGGGATCATTAAATCAGTTTCTCCTGAGAGACGAGTGACTGTTCAGTTTTATGATAACGGATTAGAAAAATCCTACGCACCAGACGAGATCTTTTTTCTGCATCGGATGTTTTCGTATTTACCAGCTCAGGCGATTCCTTGCGGATTGTTTAATGTGAAACCATTCCAAACAGCGAAGTGGAGTAAAAATGTCATCTGGGAATTCACAACCAAAACTTCGATTCCTCTTATTGCGACAATAGGATCTCTTGATCTTGAAGAAAATTCGATGCTTGTTTCCTTGACTGATACGAGAGGAGATGATGATTTTCACATTAGCGATTGGATGTATGAACAGAAATTTGGAGAAGAAGGACAACTGGTTTGTAGGAAACGAAACTTTGCTTTTTGGTATTATAAGGAGTCCTTGGAAAGAAAGGGTTATGATTCATCCGCTATTCATCAGATTCGTCCCATCTACTTCAAATCAAAGGGGGGCGCAGAAAATCTGGAAACTGAAGAGGTGGAATACAAACCTGTGGAAATTAAATCTGTGGAAACTAAAACTGTGGAAATTAAAGCTACAGATAGTGAATCTGCGGAATCTCAATCCGAAGAATCAAGACCGGCTTCTCTCAGATTGAAAAGAATCCAGGCTTCGCTTGCGAAATATCTAGCGAAACAGGAAGCAGAAAAATTTGAAAGCGACAAACCTCAAACGGAAATATCTAGGTCAGAATATAAAGAACCTTCCAGAAACTTTGAAGTAGCTCCCTCGATCGAATCGGAATCAAACATCCAAATTCTCAAAGATTTCCTCATAAAGGAGAGTTCTAGTTCTAAAGATCGTTCTCCACCGTTTTTTAACCGTTCCCGGAAGCTAGCCCTTTTTGAGAAATACAATTCGAGTAATCAGAATGATGATTCTTTAAAGAAACTTGATACTTCTCTGACCACTAATAGTTCGAGCAGGGAGTCGATTTCGATACGTTCTCCGCTGATACTTCAAGAAATAAGACCTTCTGGAGAGAGAAGAGAAGATTCTTTTTTTGGAAGTATTAAGAGCGAGTGCGGAGGCAATGGAAGAATGGAGCCAATCAACTGGACCGAAGTTCGATCAGCTTTAGAGCcaaaaaacgaccaatttttcGAGAAATCTAAAGTGAATTTAAAGCCTAAACCGATCTTGTCAATGATTCCTAAAACAAAAGTTCCTCTTGTCAGCGCATGTCTTTTGAATTTCGTCGAGAACGATTTGAACTCAGCCTTATATGATGAAAATGTTGGCTGGGTACCAGCGGATAACTTTTCTTCTTCTGTAAGCAACAATTCGCCACTATTGAAATTGAAACAGAAAATTCACAACAACAGTTACAAGCAATCAGATATTTCGATATCTCCGAAAGTAATTGGAATTATAAATGGCAAATCGCAAGATTCGGAAGATGATGAAATTGAGGAACCAATCGAAAACGAGGTGAAAGTCCAGAAGCAGAAAGTCGTATGTGAAGAGAAAAAAGTTAGCAAAATAGAAGTGGAAGAATCAGCACAGAAAGTACAACTGCCACCCAGAATTATGAGATTGTtagaaatgcaaaataaagttttgaagtcAAGCATCTAG